A genome region from Paenibacillus pabuli includes the following:
- the ybeY gene encoding rRNA maturation RNase YbeY: MSLNLAWNNDQQDKEITEPMIAMLEQLLNLAGEAEGVADGEVALTFVDDAQIHELNRDYRGIDRPTDVLSFAMNETMDEELDIIYELDEDEEMEEMPDVLGDIIISVPRTILQSEEYGHSFERELGFLFVHGFLHLLGYDHQDEASEAEMMGKQEAVLAQAGLTR, from the coding sequence ATGAGTCTTAACCTGGCATGGAATAATGATCAACAGGATAAAGAAATTACAGAGCCAATGATTGCAATGCTGGAGCAGTTGCTGAACCTTGCAGGAGAAGCTGAGGGCGTGGCAGATGGAGAAGTTGCTCTAACTTTTGTGGATGATGCTCAGATTCATGAGTTGAACCGAGATTACCGCGGAATCGATCGTCCGACAGATGTATTGTCGTTTGCCATGAATGAAACCATGGACGAGGAACTGGACATCATTTACGAACTGGATGAGGATGAAGAGATGGAGGAGATGCCAGATGTTCTCGGTGACATCATTATCTCCGTTCCTCGTACCATCCTGCAAAGTGAAGAATACGGGCATTCATTTGAACGTGAGCTTGGTTTCCTGTTCGTGCATGGTTTCCTGCACCTGCTCGGATACGACCATCAGGACGAAGCGAGTGAAGCCGAAATGATGGGCAAACAGGAAGCTGTACTCGCCCAGGCCGGGTTGACACGATAA
- a CDS encoding diacylglycerol kinase family protein produces MKRRSWSLVFRNAAEGIVYGFRTQRNVRVHSGVAVIMCSAGFIFGISRTDWMFVLTAIFLVLVTELMNTAVEAAVDLAHPHIHPLAKAAKDTAAGAVLLAAVFAVVIGCMVFFKPVIHWLGF; encoded by the coding sequence ATGAAAAGGCGCTCCTGGAGTCTGGTGTTCCGCAATGCGGCAGAAGGAATCGTATACGGTTTTCGGACACAGCGAAATGTAAGGGTTCATTCGGGAGTAGCCGTCATCATGTGTTCGGCTGGATTTATCTTCGGGATTTCGAGGACAGACTGGATGTTTGTGCTGACAGCCATCTTTTTGGTTCTGGTGACCGAATTAATGAACACGGCCGTAGAGGCAGCGGTAGATCTGGCACATCCGCATATCCATCCGCTTGCAAAAGCGGCGAAAGACACCGCGGCTGGCGCAGTTTTGCTGGCAGCGGTGTTCGCCGTAGTCATCGGATGTATGGTGTTCTTTAAACCTGTTATACATTGGCTTGGTTTCTGA